One segment of Radiobacillus kanasensis DNA contains the following:
- a CDS encoding thiazole biosynthesis adenylyltransferase ThiF: MSERYSRQELFTPIGAEGQTKISSKHVLVVGAGALGTGNAEVLVRSGIGKITIVDRDYVEWSNLQRQQLYEESDAAERMPKAIAAKKGLTRINSTVNIEAHVMDVSVEEMERFIRGVDLVIDATDNFDIRMIINDISQKYEVPWIYGACVGSYGISYTILPGETPCLHCLLDSVPMGGMTCDTVGIISPAVQMVVSYQTTEALKILVEDYQALRKKLVSFDLWNNEQVGITLDKLKKDSCVSCGTERTYPYLNFSNQLRTAVLCGRDTVQLRPSNKKNIDLDNLSNILARQGRKVTQNPFLLSFTIQGHRFVLFKDGRVLIHGTKDIAEAKTLYHRYLG; encoded by the coding sequence TTGAGTGAACGGTATTCCCGACAGGAACTATTTACTCCAATTGGAGCAGAGGGTCAGACAAAAATAAGTAGCAAACATGTGCTAGTTGTCGGTGCTGGAGCATTGGGGACGGGAAATGCGGAAGTGCTTGTCCGTTCTGGAATCGGTAAAATAACCATTGTCGATCGTGACTATGTAGAATGGAGTAACCTACAACGACAGCAGCTTTATGAAGAAAGCGATGCAGCGGAGCGAATGCCAAAAGCAATCGCAGCTAAAAAGGGTTTAACACGAATAAATTCAACGGTGAACATTGAAGCACACGTTATGGATGTTTCGGTAGAGGAAATGGAAAGGTTCATTAGAGGTGTTGATTTAGTTATTGATGCAACCGATAACTTTGATATCCGCATGATTATCAATGATATTTCTCAAAAATATGAGGTTCCTTGGATTTACGGTGCCTGTGTAGGTAGTTATGGAATCAGTTATACAATTTTGCCAGGAGAAACACCGTGTTTACATTGCCTACTGGATTCGGTACCGATGGGTGGAATGACCTGTGATACGGTTGGAATTATTAGTCCGGCCGTGCAAATGGTTGTGTCCTATCAAACGACAGAGGCACTAAAAATTTTAGTGGAAGATTATCAAGCATTGAGAAAAAAGCTTGTGTCGTTTGATCTTTGGAACAATGAACAGGTGGGAATAACCTTGGATAAGTTAAAGAAAGACAGTTGCGTATCGTGTGGTACGGAGAGAACCTACCCGTACTTAAATTTTTCCAATCAGTTACGGACGGCTGTTTTATGCGGGAGAGATACAGTGCAATTGCGTCCATCTAATAAGAAGAATATAGATTTGGATAATCTGTCTAATATACTAGCCCGACAAGGTAGAAAAGTCACTCAAAATCCGTTTTTACTATCCTTTACGATACAAGGTCACCGATTTGTACTATTTAAAGATGGGCGGGTCCTTATCCATGGAACAAAGGATATTGCAGAAGCAAAGACGTTGTATCATCGATACTTAGGGTAA
- a CDS encoding thiazole synthase codes for MLKIGKYEFDSRLLLGTGKYPDYDVQKEAVDISETEVLTFSVRRMNIFEPSQPNFLEKLDVKKFTLLPNTAGAKTAEEAVRIAKLAKASGLCDMVKVEVIGCPKTLLPDPVETLRASEELLNEGFTVLPYTSDDVLLAKRLEELGCHAIMPGASPIGSGQGIVNPLNLSFIIEQAKVPVIVDAGVGTPSDATIAMELGADGVLLNTAVSGAEDPVKMARAMKLAIEAGRLGYEAGRIPKKRYATASSPMEGMNIG; via the coding sequence ATGTTAAAGATAGGGAAGTACGAATTTGATTCAAGATTATTATTAGGTACTGGAAAATACCCGGATTATGACGTGCAAAAAGAAGCTGTAGATATTTCGGAGACAGAGGTACTAACGTTTTCGGTTCGCAGAATGAATATATTCGAACCAAGTCAGCCGAACTTTTTAGAGAAACTAGATGTAAAAAAGTTCACCTTACTTCCAAATACTGCAGGCGCCAAAACTGCTGAAGAAGCAGTTCGAATTGCTAAATTAGCAAAAGCATCTGGTCTTTGTGACATGGTTAAGGTTGAAGTCATTGGCTGTCCAAAAACATTGCTACCGGACCCTGTTGAAACTTTACGAGCATCGGAAGAATTATTAAATGAAGGATTTACGGTATTGCCTTATACTTCTGATGATGTGTTACTTGCTAAACGTCTAGAAGAATTAGGTTGTCATGCCATTATGCCAGGGGCATCTCCAATTGGATCTGGTCAAGGTATCGTAAATCCGCTAAATCTCAGCTTTATCATAGAACAGGCAAAAGTTCCCGTTATTGTCGACGCCGGTGTCGGAACCCCATCTGACGCCACTATTGCTATGGAACTAGGAGCAGATGGTGTCTTACTAAATACGGCCGTTTCTGGTGCCGAAGATCCAGTTAAAATGGCAAGGGCAATGAAGCTTGCGATTGAAGCAGGTCGACTAGGCTACGAGGCCGGCCGAATTCCGAAGAAACGTTATGCAACAGCAAGTAGTCCAATGGAAGGAATGAATATCGGTTGA
- the thiS gene encoding sulfur carrier protein ThiS yields the protein MQLMINGTHINVPDTIETVSNLIEHLQLDKKVVIVECNQSILEKESHEDTKLCDGDRIELVHFVGGG from the coding sequence ATGCAATTAATGATTAATGGGACTCACATAAACGTGCCGGATACCATTGAGACGGTTTCTAACCTGATAGAGCATCTCCAGCTAGATAAAAAGGTGGTAATCGTCGAATGTAATCAATCGATCTTGGAAAAGGAGTCACACGAAGACACGAAATTGTGTGACGGGGATCGGATTGAGTTAGTCCATTTTGTAGGAGGAGGTTGA
- the thiO gene encoding glycine oxidase ThiO gives MQDSYDVIVVGAGVIGGAIAYTLSKRGAKVLVLEKDHLASKASSAAAGMLAAQAELDGEGPLFPLAKKSRSMFPKLALEIKEVSGIDMELVNKGMLKVALNEQQKNDFQRIVTMQQDSGEQAEWLSGEEVKEKEPTLSEDVLGGMYLEKDGQLEARQLTLGFLKSATALGALIKENVEVKSFTYKNGKVTGVATNEGTFVSDKVIVACGAWSSQLLSNTGLSLDTYPVKGECFSVITHRPLLSSTVFSEGCYLVPKKGGRLVVGATIKPNTFNQQVTLGGISTLMDKAKILMPQIVEAEWERAWSSIRPQTVDGLPYLGHHPEYAGLLIATGHYRNGILLSPITGEVIADLVEGITPSVDITPFRVERLVKQLHESGAGTCN, from the coding sequence GTGCAGGATTCATACGATGTAATTGTCGTGGGGGCTGGTGTCATTGGGGGTGCTATTGCTTACACACTTTCTAAAAGAGGGGCAAAAGTACTTGTATTAGAAAAAGATCATCTTGCTAGCAAAGCTTCAAGCGCTGCTGCTGGAATGCTTGCGGCACAAGCAGAGTTGGATGGAGAGGGACCTCTCTTTCCATTAGCAAAGAAAAGCAGGTCGATGTTTCCAAAGCTGGCTTTGGAAATTAAAGAAGTAAGCGGTATTGACATGGAACTAGTCAACAAGGGGATGTTGAAGGTTGCATTAAATGAACAACAAAAAAACGACTTTCAACGCATTGTGACGATGCAGCAAGATAGTGGAGAGCAGGCAGAATGGCTTTCTGGAGAGGAGGTAAAAGAGAAAGAGCCTACTTTGTCAGAAGACGTTTTGGGTGGAATGTATCTTGAAAAGGATGGTCAACTAGAAGCACGTCAATTAACATTGGGGTTTTTAAAATCTGCTACAGCACTTGGAGCGCTAATCAAAGAAAACGTGGAAGTAAAGTCTTTTACATACAAGAATGGAAAAGTGACTGGAGTTGCGACAAATGAGGGCACTTTTGTCAGTGATAAAGTGATTGTAGCTTGTGGGGCTTGGAGCAGTCAGTTGCTTAGTAATACAGGGTTGTCATTAGATACTTATCCGGTAAAGGGAGAGTGCTTTTCTGTCATCACTCATCGCCCATTGTTATCGAGCACTGTATTTTCTGAAGGTTGTTACCTTGTCCCTAAAAAAGGAGGGAGATTGGTTGTTGGTGCAACAATCAAACCGAATACATTTAATCAACAAGTAACACTAGGTGGTATCTCCACACTGATGGATAAAGCAAAAATTTTGATGCCGCAAATTGTCGAGGCGGAATGGGAACGAGCGTGGTCTAGTATTCGACCACAGACAGTAGATGGATTGCCATACTTAGGGCATCATCCCGAATATGCGGGATTACTCATTGCCACTGGTCACTACCGAAACGGAATCTTATTGTCTCCAATTACTGGGGAGGTGATTGCCGACTTAGTGGAAGGTATTACTCCATCCGTGGATATAACGCCATTTCGAGTGGAGCGACTAGTGAAGCAGTTACATGAAAGTGGGGCGGGAACATGCAATTAA
- the tenI gene encoding thiazole tautomerase TenI, with protein sequence MRNGELHVVSTGRQPPQQFAEVVESIHTYIDFVHIREKNKSASEIYELVQLLTDHSVPLFKIIVNDRVDVASISKVKGVQLAYHSLPTSVVKKEFPSLQVGCSVHSRDEAQQAEEQGADYVVYGHIFPTNLKPGLEAKGLEALEKICRTVNLPVVAIGGIQPENTKQVIEAGAKGVAVMSGILEADDPLHAVKAYRDRLH encoded by the coding sequence ATGAGAAATGGGGAGTTACACGTAGTATCGACAGGACGTCAACCTCCGCAACAATTTGCGGAGGTAGTGGAATCCATTCATACCTATATCGACTTTGTCCATATCCGAGAGAAGAATAAGTCAGCAAGTGAAATATATGAGCTGGTGCAATTATTAACGGACCATAGTGTCCCACTTTTTAAAATTATCGTAAATGATCGAGTTGATGTTGCTTCTATCTCCAAAGTAAAAGGTGTTCAATTGGCCTATCATTCACTGCCTACTTCTGTCGTGAAAAAAGAGTTTCCTAGTTTGCAAGTTGGTTGCTCTGTCCATTCCAGAGATGAAGCCCAGCAGGCAGAGGAGCAAGGTGCAGACTACGTCGTGTATGGACATATCTTTCCGACCAACTTAAAGCCAGGGCTTGAAGCAAAAGGCTTAGAGGCGTTAGAAAAGATATGTCGTACCGTGAACCTTCCCGTAGTGGCTATTGGAGGTATTCAACCTGAGAATACAAAACAAGTAATAGAGGCAGGGGCAAAAGGAGTTGCGGTTATGTCTGGGATTTTGGAAGCAGATGATCCATTACATGCAGTAAAAGCCTATCGTGATAGGCTCCATTAG
- a CDS encoding ComF family protein — protein MRAFESEWKTQFNQTFDQIKDLTVLPIPLSEERLLERKFNQSDALITLLPVTTQRVLKRINSEKQSKKSRQERMTMKNPFQLMTPIHTPVLLVDDIYTTGSTLRHAARLLKESGCPKVYAMTLAR, from the coding sequence ATGAGAGCTTTTGAGTCAGAATGGAAAACTCAATTTAATCAAACGTTTGACCAAATAAAAGATTTAACTGTATTACCGATTCCATTGAGTGAAGAAAGACTTTTAGAAAGAAAGTTCAACCAATCAGATGCATTGATTACTCTTCTCCCAGTCACAACGCAACGTGTATTAAAAAGAATAAATAGTGAAAAACAGTCCAAAAAATCCCGACAAGAACGAATGACCATGAAAAACCCTTTTCAGCTTATGACTCCGATTCACACTCCTGTTTTATTAGTTGATGATATTTATACAACAGGAAGTACCTTGAGACATGCCGCTAGGCTCCTTAAAGAATCAGGATGTCCGAAAGTGTATGCGATGACATTGGCTCGGTGA
- a CDS encoding DEAD/DEAH box helicase: MKFRNVLSSYFQPTYEWIPTVKNPTLDSSINSLTFEYAGRLLLRHEISIDESHFQQLLSNQYFQEINPFDRLPRGYRCRRCGNKASHLFSTFPCSVCEEEHHYCRSCIEMGRVSDCEKLYMWTGPDPNWAEIEKPCQWNGELTAAQSGASERFIEAIREKQELLLWAVCGSGKTEMVFPGIGFALEQGLRVCLATPRVDVVRELLPRFQAAFPNVSIAALYGGSTDKNLASPLVLATTHQLLRYANAFDVMIIDEVDAFPFHHSKTLPYATNRAVKPTSTTVYLTATPRKDLKRRMTRKELDTVFVPTRYHGHPLPVPSMRMCWDLKKARSIHSPPKAFFQWFTRRKNPNRQLLIFVPTIEIAERLRNTLQTKDNFMNQKIESVYSSDPEREEKVEHFRNKEYNIMITTTILERGVTFPSVDVTILDAGHEVFDEAALVQIAGRAGRNANDPDGEVVFYHDGRTEAMVKAIQSIKEMNKRGGFK; this comes from the coding sequence GTGAAATTCCGTAACGTTTTATCCTCGTATTTTCAGCCAACCTATGAATGGATTCCTACTGTTAAAAACCCCACTCTCGATTCATCCATTAATTCTTTAACCTTCGAATACGCCGGAAGACTTTTGCTTCGCCATGAAATCTCCATCGATGAATCCCATTTTCAACAGCTTCTTTCTAACCAATATTTTCAAGAAATCAATCCTTTCGATCGTTTACCTCGAGGTTATAGGTGCAGACGTTGTGGAAATAAGGCTTCTCACTTGTTCAGTACGTTTCCATGCTCCGTATGTGAGGAGGAACATCATTATTGTAGAAGCTGTATAGAGATGGGAAGGGTTTCGGATTGTGAGAAGCTTTATATGTGGACTGGGCCTGATCCGAATTGGGCAGAAATAGAGAAGCCATGTCAATGGAATGGGGAATTGACAGCCGCACAGTCGGGTGCATCGGAACGATTTATCGAAGCAATTCGGGAAAAGCAAGAGCTCCTTTTATGGGCAGTTTGCGGCTCCGGGAAAACCGAGATGGTTTTTCCTGGCATTGGCTTTGCTTTGGAACAAGGCTTGCGAGTCTGTCTAGCAACACCTAGAGTAGATGTCGTTCGAGAGCTACTACCGCGTTTTCAAGCTGCGTTTCCGAACGTGTCCATCGCCGCACTTTATGGAGGAAGTACAGACAAAAACTTAGCTTCTCCCCTCGTTCTTGCCACGACCCATCAGCTACTCCGATATGCAAACGCCTTTGATGTGATGATCATTGACGAAGTGGATGCTTTTCCGTTTCATCACAGCAAGACCCTTCCCTATGCGACAAATAGAGCAGTCAAACCAACCTCAACGACTGTTTATTTAACCGCCACCCCTCGTAAAGACTTGAAAAGAAGAATGACTCGGAAGGAGCTAGATACCGTCTTTGTGCCAACACGATATCACGGGCATCCATTACCTGTTCCTTCCATGAGAATGTGTTGGGATCTAAAGAAAGCACGAAGCATACACTCCCCTCCTAAAGCCTTTTTCCAGTGGTTCACCCGAAGGAAAAATCCAAACCGACAACTCCTTATTTTTGTTCCGACGATTGAGATAGCTGAGAGATTAAGGAATACCCTTCAAACGAAAGACAACTTTATGAATCAAAAGATAGAATCAGTTTATTCTTCGGATCCAGAACGAGAAGAAAAGGTAGAGCATTTTCGTAACAAGGAATACAACATCATGATCACGACAACGATTTTAGAGCGTGGCGTAACATTTCCTTCCGTGGATGTCACCATCCTAGATGCTGGACATGAAGTGTTTGATGAGGCAGCTCTTGTCCAAATTGCTGGACGGGCTGGGAGAAATGCGAATGATCCGGATGGAGAAGTCGTCTTTTATCATGATGGAAGAACAGAGGCTATGGTCAAAGCGATTCAATCAATAAAAGAAATGAATAAGAGAGGTGGGTTTAAGTGA
- a CDS encoding DegV family protein codes for MRIAVMTDSTAYIPAAVREANDIHMVPLSVVFGNHTYQEEVDITTEEFYKKVEQSDQLPKTTQPAIGLIVDKLEQLAKEYDAVISIHLSSGISGTYQTVVSAGKMVEGINVYPYDSEISAMAQGFYVLEASRLATEGELSPEKIIARLDEMKQSVRAYFLVDDLSNLHRGGRLNGAQALIGSVLQVKPLLHFVDKQIVPFEKIRTKKKALKRIYDLFEEDAQKGKLMKACVIHANSPKEAEEMKVELEQLYNHVDVSISYFGPVIGTHLGEGALGLAWYVE; via the coding sequence ATGAGAATAGCCGTAATGACAGATAGTACTGCATATATACCAGCTGCTGTACGAGAAGCGAACGATATTCATATGGTTCCACTTAGCGTCGTGTTCGGGAATCATACCTATCAAGAAGAAGTGGATATCACAACCGAAGAGTTCTATAAAAAGGTGGAGCAATCGGATCAGCTTCCGAAAACAACACAACCCGCGATCGGACTTATCGTAGATAAATTGGAGCAGTTAGCAAAGGAATATGACGCCGTGATTTCCATTCATTTATCGAGTGGGATTAGTGGTACGTATCAAACTGTAGTGTCAGCTGGGAAAATGGTCGAAGGAATTAACGTTTATCCTTATGATTCCGAAATCAGTGCCATGGCTCAAGGCTTCTATGTATTAGAAGCAAGCCGATTGGCAACAGAAGGAGAGCTTTCTCCAGAAAAAATCATTGCAAGATTAGATGAGATGAAGCAATCTGTGCGCGCTTATTTCTTAGTAGATGATCTTAGCAATCTACATCGTGGAGGACGTTTAAATGGTGCGCAAGCTTTAATAGGTAGTGTACTTCAGGTAAAGCCTCTTCTACATTTTGTAGACAAGCAGATCGTACCATTTGAAAAGATTCGGACAAAGAAAAAAGCATTGAAAAGAATCTATGACCTATTTGAGGAAGATGCACAAAAAGGAAAGCTTATGAAGGCCTGTGTGATTCATGCTAACAGTCCTAAGGAAGCAGAGGAAATGAAAGTGGAATTAGAGCAATTATACAATCATGTTGATGTTTCCATTAGTTACTTTGGACCTGTTATCGGAACACATCTTGGTGAAGGCGCTCTTGGTCTTGCCTGGTACGTGGAGTAG
- a CDS encoding response regulator transcription factor, translating into MTTNIVLIDDHKLFREGVKRILEFEPTFEVVAEGNDGSSALQLVEEYKPDVVLMDINMPNINGVEATTELIKHYPGVNVIILSIHDDENYVTHALKSGAQGYLLKEMDSNALIEAIKVVSEGGSYLHPKVTHNLVQEYRRLSEVNVSQLAEKMTEYRKPLHLLTRRECEVLQLLADGKSNRGVAESLYISEKTVKNHVSNILQKMSVNDRTQAVVTAIRNGWVEVV; encoded by the coding sequence ATGACAACCAATATCGTATTAATTGATGATCATAAGCTATTTAGAGAAGGGGTTAAAAGAATCTTAGAATTCGAACCTACCTTCGAAGTAGTCGCAGAAGGAAATGACGGTTCTTCAGCACTACAATTGGTCGAAGAATACAAACCAGATGTGGTATTAATGGATATTAACATGCCTAACATTAATGGAGTGGAAGCAACAACTGAGCTCATTAAGCATTACCCAGGTGTGAATGTCATCATTCTTTCGATTCATGATGATGAGAATTATGTGACCCATGCTCTAAAGTCTGGAGCTCAAGGATATCTATTGAAGGAAATGGATTCAAATGCGTTAATTGAAGCAATTAAAGTGGTTAGTGAAGGCGGATCCTATCTGCATCCGAAAGTAACCCATAATCTTGTACAAGAATATCGTCGTTTGTCTGAAGTAAACGTAAGTCAGCTTGCAGAAAAAATGACGGAATATCGCAAACCACTGCACTTGCTTACGAGAAGAGAATGCGAAGTACTTCAGCTATTAGCAGATGGGAAAAGTAACCGTGGCGTTGCTGAATCTTTGTATATCAGTGAAAAAACAGTGAAAAACCACGTGAGTAATATCTTGCAAAAAATGAGTGTGAATGACCGAACTCAAGCTGTGGTAACAGCAATCCGCAACGGTTGGGTAGAAGTCGTTTAA
- a CDS encoding sensor histidine kinase, protein MAKSKEKTLDYIIDEMIDAVSNSKDEIFSIGEDSRKEYEKLKHELEETKQSVLEIITEGDDLEQKVRFSRVRLSEVSQNFNQYNEEQIREIYDQTHRLQSELSMKREKERNLRERRDDLERRLLKLEQTVARAEGLVGKISVVLNYLSDDFKQVGDLLQEAHEKQEFGLRIIEAQEEERRRLSREMHDGPAQMLANILLRSELIDRTFRERSPEEALKEIKDMRQMVRTSLHEVRRIIYDLRPMALDDLGLIPTMKKYLANMSEYNKVEIQFTTHGKERRLNSKYEVALFRLVQESVQNAIKHAEASAIQVKVEITESAILVVIKDDGKGFDLSHKKENSFGLVGMKERVEMLDGHLRITSRVEQGTTIFIQVPLNES, encoded by the coding sequence ATGGCAAAATCAAAAGAAAAAACATTAGATTATATAATTGATGAAATGATAGATGCCGTTAGTAACAGTAAAGACGAAATCTTTTCAATTGGTGAAGACTCACGGAAAGAATATGAAAAATTAAAACATGAATTGGAAGAGACAAAACAGTCTGTACTAGAGATCATTACAGAAGGAGATGATCTTGAACAAAAGGTTCGTTTTTCAAGAGTTCGTCTTTCCGAGGTGAGCCAAAACTTTAATCAATACAATGAAGAACAAATTAGAGAAATCTATGACCAGACCCATAGACTTCAATCAGAACTCTCTATGAAAAGAGAGAAGGAGCGAAATCTCAGGGAAAGACGAGATGATTTAGAACGGCGCTTACTTAAATTAGAGCAAACGGTCGCTCGGGCAGAAGGTTTAGTTGGGAAAATTTCCGTTGTGTTAAATTACTTAAGTGATGACTTTAAACAAGTGGGAGACTTACTGCAAGAAGCTCATGAAAAACAAGAATTTGGCCTTCGAATTATCGAAGCACAGGAAGAAGAGCGAAGAAGACTATCAAGAGAAATGCATGATGGGCCCGCTCAAATGCTTGCCAATATATTACTCCGTTCTGAGCTAATTGACCGAACGTTCCGAGAAAGAAGTCCAGAGGAAGCACTTAAGGAAATTAAAGATATGAGACAAATGGTTCGCACATCTCTTCATGAAGTACGAAGAATCATTTATGACCTTCGTCCAATGGCCCTTGATGATTTAGGACTTATCCCTACAATGAAAAAATATTTAGCGAACATGTCTGAGTACAATAAAGTCGAGATTCAATTTACAACCCATGGAAAAGAACGTAGACTAAACTCGAAATATGAGGTAGCATTATTCCGACTCGTTCAAGAATCCGTTCAGAACGCTATCAAACACGCGGAAGCCTCTGCGATTCAAGTGAAGGTGGAAATAACGGAAAGTGCCATCCTTGTTGTGATAAAGGATGATGGAAAAGGCTTCGACCTTTCTCATAAGAAGGAAAATTCATTTGGGCTTGTCGGTATGAAGGAAAGAGTGGAAATGCTTGATGGACACCTAAGAATTACATCTAGGGTTGAACAAGGAACGACCATATTTATTCAAGTCCCTTTAAATGAGTCATGA
- a CDS encoding YigZ family protein, producing MLNSYLTVKSEGTDEVLIQKSRFIGHVKRVETEEEAIEFIGTIKKKHQDATHNCSAYMIGEHDLIQKANDDGEPSGTAGIPILDVLKKKGLKDTAVVVTRYFGGIKLGAGGLIRAYSSTTSQAIETTGIVKRQLMQQFTVNIDYTLLGKLENELRNSDYHLDKIDYLENVHLSVFAEIEKEQAFQDWIVDLTSDQATITKGKQDYFEIDM from the coding sequence ATGTTGAATAGCTATTTAACTGTAAAATCAGAAGGAACCGATGAAGTATTGATTCAAAAGTCTCGATTTATCGGTCATGTGAAAAGAGTCGAAACAGAAGAAGAAGCCATCGAATTTATTGGAACGATAAAAAAGAAACATCAAGATGCTACGCACAATTGCTCCGCCTATATGATTGGGGAGCATGATTTAATTCAAAAGGCCAATGATGATGGAGAACCATCAGGTACAGCTGGGATTCCCATTTTAGATGTATTGAAGAAAAAAGGACTCAAGGATACCGCTGTTGTGGTTACTCGCTATTTTGGAGGAATTAAACTAGGGGCTGGCGGCCTCATTAGAGCTTATTCAAGCACAACCTCACAAGCAATCGAAACGACTGGAATTGTGAAACGACAATTAATGCAACAATTCACGGTGAATATTGATTACACGTTACTCGGGAAATTAGAAAACGAGCTACGAAACTCTGACTACCACTTAGATAAGATTGATTATCTCGAAAACGTTCATCTATCCGTGTTTGCAGAGATTGAAAAGGAACAGGCCTTTCAAGATTGGATCGTAGACTTAACGAGTGATCAAGCAACGATTACCAAAGGAAAACAAGATTACTTCGAAATCGATATGTAA
- the nagB gene encoding glucosamine-6-phosphate deaminase, with the protein MQITEVKNYDEMSKKASEIIMKRIQDLPKPVLGLATGSTPEGMYKELVQVYVDGKISFSNTTTYNLDEYIGLPREDKNSYRFYMNDRLFSHVDISKEQTNVPNGMAKDLKEECNDYEESIKKSGGIDVQVLGIGVNGHIGFNEPGTSFQTATHVVNLAPSTIQANARFFESEKDVPKQAITMGIQSIMKSKEILLLISGAKKADAVYQLLHGEVSEVFPASILQQHPNVHLIADEAALSKVKENGMRSLR; encoded by the coding sequence ATGCAAATAACGGAAGTTAAAAATTATGACGAAATGAGTAAAAAAGCGAGCGAAATCATTATGAAGCGAATTCAGGACCTACCTAAACCGGTGCTTGGATTAGCAACTGGTTCGACGCCAGAGGGTATGTATAAAGAGCTCGTTCAAGTATATGTGGATGGCAAAATCTCATTTTCAAATACGACGACGTACAATTTAGATGAATATATCGGTTTACCAAGGGAAGATAAAAATAGTTATCGATTCTATATGAATGATCGGTTATTTAGCCATGTAGATATTTCTAAAGAACAAACGAATGTTCCAAATGGGATGGCAAAGGATTTGAAGGAAGAGTGTAACGATTACGAAGAAAGCATTAAAAAAAGTGGCGGAATTGACGTGCAAGTTTTAGGTATAGGTGTCAACGGGCACATCGGTTTTAACGAGCCAGGGACTTCTTTCCAAACTGCGACACATGTCGTGAACTTAGCTCCGTCTACGATTCAAGCCAATGCTCGCTTTTTCGAGTCAGAGAAAGATGTTCCAAAACAAGCGATAACGATGGGGATTCAATCCATCATGAAAAGCAAAGAGATTCTTTTGCTCATTTCTGGTGCTAAAAAAGCAGATGCTGTGTACCAGCTTCTTCACGGAGAAGTATCAGAAGTATTTCCAGCATCTATTTTGCAGCAGCACCCGAATGTCCATCTAATTGCGGATGAAGCAGCACTTTCTAAAGTGAAAGAAAATGGTATGCGAAGTCTCCGATAA